A stretch of DNA from Pseudomonadota bacterium:
GGACTACTATCTCTCAGATTTTAAACAAGATATCGCCAGGTTCGTCAGTTTTGGAATTCGGAGCTTCAACAGGGTACATGACACGGTTTATGCAGGAGGAATTGAACTGTGAAGTTTCAATTATAGAATTTGATAACGAGGCAGGAGAATTTGCTTCTAAATATTCGGTTAACACATTCATTGGTGATATTGAAGATTATGGGTGGGAAGAAAAATTTAAGGGTCATACATTTGATTATATTCTTTTTGCCGATGTGCTTGAGCACCTGAAAGATCCTTTGCAGGTATTAAAAAGATCTGCCTGTTTTCTTAATCCACATGGAAATGTCATTATATCCTTACCCAACTTGGGCTATAACGGGGTTTTAGCTGATTTATGGTTAGACCGATTCAATTATCGTGAATTAGGATTGCTAGATTCTACACATGTTCGTTTCTTTTCATATGAATCAGCCAAAGAGCTTATAACACAATCAGGTTTGTACTTAAAAAGCATCAACTTTAAAAAAGTCAAATTAAAGAAAAGTGAATTTAAAAAAGGGTGGGATTCTTTGCCTTTATTAATAAAACTTTTATTGAAACTCAGACCTAAAGGACTGGTGTATCAATTTATTATCGAAGCTGAATATATAAAAGGATAAATATTGTAATATTATCCACATCTTATAATGCTTTTTTACAAATAAGAGATAAAGTTAATGGCTAAAGTATCTGTGATAATCCCCACATATAATTTATGCGACATGCTATATGATACTATTCAAAGCGTCATAAATCAAACGGAGAAAGACCTGGAAATAATCATCGTAGATGATGGTTCAATTGATGAAACAAAAAATACCGTTAAACAAAGTGGTGATTCAAGGATAAAATACTTTTACAAGGAAAATGGAGGTACCTCGGCAGCCAGAAACTATGGTCTGGAACGGGCAAGTGGTGAATTTATTGCTTTTCTTGACCACGATGATCTTTACCCGAAAAATTTTATAGAAAAGATGGTTGCTGCTTTAGAGGCAAATCCTGAATTCGGTCTTGCTTACGGCGGACTTGATGTAATCCTTAAAGACGGAAAAACAAAGCGTTTCTCCGGTGGTCATCAAAAGTCAGGAAATCTTACAATTGATTGTTTTAAAAAAGGGTTTGTTTATACGTCTTCTTCGGTAATGAGAAAATCCGCTCTTTTTGATTGCAGATATGACGAGCAACTGAAGCAGTCATATGAAGATGCGGATTTTTTTTTGAGACTTTCATTAAAAACAAAGTTTATATTTGTTCCTGACACCAGCGGTATAAGGCGTGAACATTTTGAAAACCTTTCCGGCAAAGTAGGTATCAGGCCAACAAGGATTTTAGTTCTGGAAAGATTCTACTATAACCTTGGAGGTAAAATTATTGTACCAAAAAAAACGGCATATAAAAAACTTAGCCACGCATGTAGAAAAGTTGCTAAATATTATTTAAAAGAAAACATGCGAATTGCCTCCATATCAATATATAAAAAGGCTATCAAATATCATCCTGCCGACATAAGGCTATATATAGAATTGTTAAAAGCCGTTATGCTGCGAAAAGATAACTGCCCAAGTTGGTGTATGCCCAGACCCTTAACAATACCTATCTCATCAGTTGCTGCAACGTGATAAATTAAAAAAAATTATAACCTGTTTAAAGATGACCTGTCTGTTTGCACCCAAATAACAGCCTTCTTAGGAGATCCAGTGTAGGTACATTCTGCAAAAGAAATTTCATCAAATGGTTCTAAAGAGGATGCCTTAACCCTTATACCAAGATTGTTCAGCCGAATTGTAAACGGTGTCATTTTTAAATGCCGGTCTATATTCATCAGTACTTCGGTTACATGTTTGAGATGACTTTCAGGCGTGTCAGGGTTTCTTCCAATCACTTCTATTTCCCGGTTAATGTCATTGATAATCTGCTTTGCTTCACTGGCAGTTTTATTGTTGTCCGGTTTCTCCGGGTTATACTTTTTTTCTCCCGATAGCTTTATCTTAAGAATGGCCTGCTGTATTTCAAGCTCTTTTTCCAATGATTTCAGATCTGCAATCTCCTCCAACTCATGAAGAAACAACATGACAAGTATTCGGTGTTGCAACTCTTTCTGCGCGGTTTTCAGATCCGGCTGAAGTACTACAATCCTGGGCTCTTCAAAAGATACTGATTTTTGCAAAACATCCTTTTGAACAATTTCGCCGATACTCTCTACTCCAAAATGAGTCTTTTCCTTATATTCTAAAATTAACAGGCCGAAAAGTTTATCCGAGTTATATTGTTTATAGGCATTTTGCATACTGTGGCAATTGTCAAACCACCGTAAAAATTCATCATGGCTTGTGAAGATGGCGTTTGTTACCGGAGAATTTTCCCAGAGTTCCGGATCAAGGATTATTGGGCCTGGAATTTGTGCAGTCATTGCAGTTATTGTTTCCAGAGCGAGAAGAACAGGCTTTTTTAGCTTACTGAGATACTTTGGAACCAGTGGGATTTTGGTTTTGGTTTCTGAAAGAATCCTGTTAATTTCATTAATCAAGGCCTTTTCTTGCTTTTTGTGCTCACTATGAACGGCCAGTTTCCTTAAGAACCGGTTATGCCAGTTTTTAAACGAACTAAAAAGATTAATTCCCATTATCCGACCTTTGCGGGTGTGCCCGCAGTTTGATTGTTGATAAAAACTTTAGCGCTATATTTTGTTTACAAAACTTTTTGAGTCGTTTATTGGCAACAACTTTAAAAGTAAAGTGAGTCTAAAATACTTTCTGATTATCCAAATTGCTTCCTGTGTTCACATTCTTTAAAAAGGGGCGATTTGCATTTTCGGCATTCGGGGTTATCAATGTTTGACATGATTGTTTTGATGGCTTCTGTTTCCGATTCAAAAATATGATCAGCCCCAATACTGTCGAGGTATCCTCCCCGCTTAAGAAAATCCCTGGCATTTTGTTTGAGGCCACAAAGGTATAAATCGCCGCGAAGACCTCTTCTGCGACTGGCTTCATTGACCAGCATTTCGGCACCGGTGATATCAATAAAATTGATTCCGCAGGCCACAATCAGCAGATGGCTTTTACGGGGGAGTTGTTTGTCAATGGCCTGAAAAAATTCCACGACATGGTTCACCGCGCCAAAAAATAGGGGTCCGTCAACGCGGATGATTTTAAACGCCGGACACTGAGAATCGCCCTGGGCAAGATATTGCCCGCGGGAATCCGGATTGGGGATAAGGCTAACGACCTCAGGATGGGCGGTACGGCTAAGATACAGAAACAGGGACATCAGTACGCCGCCGTATATGGCAAATTCCAGATCAAAAATCAGGGTGGCGGAAAATGTGGTAAGAAGGATTGCTGTTTCATGTTTGCTGGTTCTGATAATACTTCGGATATTATGAAAATCAATTAGGTTAAATGCTACCAACAGAATCACTCCGCCCATTGCAGAGATTGGCAGGTATTCGGTTAACGGTGCTATAAGAAGCAGGATCAGTGCCAGGAACACGGCGGAAAAAACCGCGGACAGTGGTGTCATCGCACCGGCATGATAATTAATTCCGGACCGGGTAAATGAACCGGAACCCGCGTAACAGGAAAAAAAACTACCGAAAATATTGGACAGCCCCTGGCCGATAAACTCCTGATTGCTGTCGATAAGCTGGCGGGATTTTGCCGCAATTGAACGTGCGATTGAAAGGGCTTCGATAAGACCTATAAGTGCTACCGGAAACGCTTTGGGCGATAGTAATCTTATGGCATCTAAGGAAAAATCCGGCATTGAAAATGGCGGCAGATGGCCTGGCAGACTTTCCATCAACCGGATATTGTGGGATTCTGCACCAATAAACACAGCAATCAGACTGCCTATGACCATGGCAATCAGCAGCCGCGGCCAGCGGGGCCGGTATATTTTAAACAGCACGGCGCAAGTCAGAGTTCCGGCGGAAACAATCATGGCATAGGGGTTTATACCTCTGATTTCCCTAATAATATTCATTAATTCGGCAAAAAAGGATTCTGATCCCGGAATATGGAGACCGAACACATGCTTTATCTGGCTGGTGGCAATCAGTATAGCAGCCCCGGCCGTAAATCCTACAATCACGGTATGGGAGACAAAATTCACCAAAATTCCCATTCGTGCCAGGCCGAATGCTAACTGAAAAACACCGGCCAGAAAGGTGAGAGTGATGGCCAGCCGGATATATTCCGCTGAGCCGGGGGCGGCGATGGAACTAAGGGAAGAAAGAATAACAATGGAAATGGCGGTAGTGGGCCCGGATATCAGGTGCAGGGATGAACCGAACAATGCGGCGACCAGGGGAACCACCATAGCAGTATATAAGCCGTATTCCGGGGGCAGCCCGGCAATCATTGCAAACGCAACTCCTTGGGGCAAAACTATAATTGCACCTGTTAATCCCGCTATAAGATCTGCCCGAACCGTATCCCATCCGATGAAATTCCACCAGCGCATAAACGGGAAGATTTTCCGCAGATAAGTTATTGCCGAATTCGGCGTGTTTTGAAATCTTTCAAATTTCATATATCAATCTTCTATATGATGCGGGACAATGTTGATGTGTACTTTTTTAGTACCCGCAATATCTTTGACCAGGCGGTTTACTTTTGTACTGATCCTTTTTTCATCAACGAGAGATCCACGGATACTGATATAAACAACCCCCTTTCCGGCATCAACAGTTGCTTTCGGGAATTCATTTACCAGGGCAGCCTCTGCCTGGGCACTTAGTGACATATTGTCAAGCAGCTCCCGGCTTTCAGGAGTTGTCCGGAAACATGAGCGCTCAAGTATATGAAGGATGGTTGAAACTGCGTCTTCCACGCCCATGGTCTCCAAATGCAGGGTAATGTCGTAAAACCGCTGGTCCCATGTGTCTAAATTGTAAAGCGCCATGCTCCACTTTCTGCGCTCGGCATCATCTTTGACCAGTATTTGACGGGCCTGCTCAGCCGAAATATTTTCGCGTTTCATTTCTTCGTTTACCCGGTCTTCCAGATTGGCGATAATACGAACTTTCAATATATGCGGGATTTTCTGCACAAAGACTTGGCCGGCCAGGCCGTGATAAACAAGATTATCCTTTTGCAGGCGTTTTAAAAAAGCCGCACGGAAGAATGCAATATATCTTTCCTTGCCATAGGAAAAGCGGTCAAGAACAGATGGTGCGTCATGGATTGCCCGTACAAGCTTTATTTCCGGGATATTGAACTGCTCGGAAGCTTCGAGGATAATTTCACGGGAAATACATTCATAGCCTAATGCTCCGGCCAGCTTTTCAGCAATTTCCTTTCCCCTGCTGTAAGATCCTCTGGATATTGTAACAATTGACATGATGTTCCTCTCTTCAAAGCGTCTGCATTGTCGATTGGGGATGTCCTGTAATAGATAAGATATTGCTTTTATAAGTATAAAGTATAAAAGAAAATGATAGTATGTCAAGACAATAGTGCCTGCCACAACTTGTATCGAATTGCATCAAATATAAAATTAAGAAAAATTAAAGAAATAATTTTCTTTGCATATATGGCGTATCTTGGTACAAAAGCAATTATGAGCCGTTTTTTAGCAGAAAATGAAACTGTAATTGATACTCATACAGGTTTAATGTGGGCAAAAAATGCTTCTTTGTTTGATTTTCCTATGAGGTGGGAAGAAGCATTAAATACTATTAAAGAAACCAATCTTTCAGGACTTTATGGTTATAACGACTGGAAGCTTCCGAATCGTAAAGAATTGTTCAGCCTCATAAGCCATGAAATGATTAATCCAAGCATTCCCGCGGGTCACCCCTTTACTAATGTATTTCCCGGATACTACTGGACATCTTCAACTTGCGTCAGGTTGCCAAACCAGGCATGGTATATTCATTTAGGCGGAGCAAGAGTATTTAAAGGAATGAAATACGGTTCGTATATGGTCTGGCCGGTTCGCATTGCAGACAATCATAGCAAAAGCAAAGTGTTTCAAACCGGACAAAAAAATTGTTTTGACGAAAGTGGAGTTATTATAGATTGTGATAATATGGGACAAGATGGCGAATGCCGGTCCAGCTTGCGATTTCCCAAACAACGGTTTACAGAAAATGCTAATTCTATATATGACAATGCTACTAACCTAACATGGATGAAGGATGCAAATTTAAATAGGAACGCAGTAGATTGGAAGTCGACTTTTAACCTGATATTACAAATAAACAGGGAAAGCAAATACGGCTACAATGATTGGCGGGTTCCAAATATTCTTGAATTAGAAAGCTTAATAGATTTAAGCCGGCATTCGCCGGCATTACCGGATGAGCATATGTTTAATGATGTTCAGGACTTCTACTGGTCTTCAACAACAAGTATGTATAATGTTGATTACGCGTGGGTTTTATATATGATAGACGGTATAATAGGAGTGGGATATAAACCCTTATCGGAATTTTATCTCTGGCCTGTAAGAGGAAATGAAATAAATACCGTTTGATAACATCTAACAAAATGAATATTTTAGATAAAATAGTTGATTATACCAGGGAGAAAATTATGAATTATAGAATTAAATTGCTCTTTTTAAGTATTTTGCTGGTTATCTGCGGTTGTTGGGGCGCAATTGTAATACATCCTGTTGGTTTGGATAAACAGGAAACTATAAATCAGGACAGTATTATTAAAGAGAATTTAAGTGCAATAGGAAACTTTTCTGAAAAACTGTCCGTTAATTTGATAAACATTCAGATAGATAAAAGTAATCACACATATTTGGAGACGATGGGGACATATTTTCAAGTTAATTATAACGAATTCACGGGATATTTTATTGATGGTCTTTCAAAAGAATTAACAAAAAGAGGGGCTGTTGTGTCGGCCGATAGCCCGAATAAAATTCATATTAAACTAAGCGATTTTAGGATGTCGTATAAAACTACAATAGGGCGTATATATTTTTTAATACATGTTTCCAGTGAAGATAAAAAATGGGAGAAAACTTACAATGGTTCAGGAACAAGGAATGCAGGTGGCAGTATCCTGCTGAGTTCCGTTGTATATCAAAATATTCGGACTCTTTTGGAAGATTCTGAATTTTTGAAACAACTTAAAATATAACTGTTTGTAGCGAAGGCAATAAAGAACCCGAATCGACTTTTAGCCCATGTAATTTTTTTTAACGGGCCAGGGCAAATTCAATCTTATGTTTTTCCTGGTCGCTCCACACAAATAAGCTGAATGACAGTGCTATATATATTCCTGAAGAGGATTTTCCAACAAAATCTTAATTTTCAAAAATCAAGGAGAAATCTCTTATGACCTATCGGGAAATGCAGCAAATGCTCTTTTTAGTTTCGGCTGGAAGTAGCTTGATGAAGATCTTTTCTTATTCAGGGTTTATCCTTATGTTTCATTGCAGGGTTAACATCTTTTCCAAATGCTTTTCCTTTTTTCCGTTTATCAGTATATGACATCTCGTTAAACTCTGACTCTTTCTTGAGCGTGAAATAATTTTGATAGCGTTCCTGCTGTAGTATGCCGCCTTCAATTGCCTTTAAAACTGCACATTCAGGTTCATTCGTGTGTCCGCAATTGTTGAATCGGCAATTCACTGATAATTCCTGGATATCATCGAAGTTGTCATCTATTCCTTCGATAGCACCCAAAATGCCTACCTCTCGCATTCCCGGCGTATCGATTAACATTGCGCCCTGCTCAAGAACAATAAGTTGACGGCGAGCAGTAGTATGTCGTCCTTCTCCGGAATTACTTACCGTTCTTGTTTTCAATGTGTCATGGCCGGTGAGTTTGTTAATTAGCGTAGACTTACCAACTCCTGAGGAACCAACAATACAGTGTGTTTTTCCAAAGCTCATAATTTCTTTGACCTGGTCTAAACCAGCTCCGGTTACATTGCTGATAGCAATAATTTTGGCGTTAATCCCAATATCAGTAATTTCTGAGATTAATTGTTCCAGTTCATCTGCACTGACCAAATCTGTTTTGGTCAGAATTAGCAATGGTTCAACACAACCTTCATTTGCCATCACCAGATAGCGTTCAAGTCTGCTCACATTAAAATCATAATGACAGGATTGAACAATGAAGGCTAAATCAACATTTGCTGCGATCATCTGAAACTCGGTGTTCTTCCCGGCAGATTTCCGACGCAGAAATGATTTTCTTGGCAGCATCTTATGGATGCTCGCGAAATTATCAGTATCGTGGTAATCCACACAGACCCAATCACCAACGCAAGGCATATCAATTGTTGATTTTATAGAATGCATGAATTTGCCGGTTGCCTTGGCAGGTACTTCTCCCTGCTCATTCCTGATGGTATACCAGCCCCGATCAACCGCCGTTACCCGGGCAATTCGCTGCTCAGGTTCACATAGTTCACTGGCCTGGTCTTTAAACCAACGGTCAAAACCAAGTTCGACTAATTCCATGGAAGTAATTTCCGGGTTTCAGTCTTTATATGTATCCACTCTCTCATGTTTGTGTTTATGGGGTGCCTTTAAACGGATTTTTGCGGTTGCTTATCCTTCGCTTCTTTGACCTTTTGGTTATGTTTCTTAGTATTTTGTTTCTTGCTCTTGTCCTTATCTTTCTTGCCGCCCTTGTCTCCCATTGCTCGCTCCTTTCATATTGTAAGTTTTTCCCCGCCGTGTATGGCGTCGTCGAGTACAATCTG
This window harbors:
- a CDS encoding class I SAM-dependent methyltransferase translates to MSEQNINFKYNRNYEKAKQKILKKNGTTISQILNKISPGSSVLEFGASTGYMTRFMQEELNCEVSIIEFDNEAGEFASKYSVNTFIGDIEDYGWEEKFKGHTFDYILFADVLEHLKDPLQVLKRSACFLNPHGNVIISLPNLGYNGVLADLWLDRFNYRELGLLDSTHVRFFSYESAKELITQSGLYLKSINFKKVKLKKSEFKKGWDSLPLLIKLLLKLRPKGLVYQFIIEAEYIKG
- a CDS encoding glycosyltransferase family 2 protein gives rise to the protein MAKVSVIIPTYNLCDMLYDTIQSVINQTEKDLEIIIVDDGSIDETKNTVKQSGDSRIKYFYKENGGTSAARNYGLERASGEFIAFLDHDDLYPKNFIEKMVAALEANPEFGLAYGGLDVILKDGKTKRFSGGHQKSGNLTIDCFKKGFVYTSSSVMRKSALFDCRYDEQLKQSYEDADFFLRLSLKTKFIFVPDTSGIRREHFENLSGKVGIRPTRILVLERFYYNLGGKIIVPKKTAYKKLSHACRKVAKYYLKENMRIASISIYKKAIKYHPADIRLYIELLKAVMLRKDNCPSWCMPRPLTIPISSVAAT
- a CDS encoding SulP family inorganic anion transporter, with the translated sequence MKFERFQNTPNSAITYLRKIFPFMRWWNFIGWDTVRADLIAGLTGAIIVLPQGVAFAMIAGLPPEYGLYTAMVVPLVAALFGSSLHLISGPTTAISIVILSSLSSIAAPGSAEYIRLAITLTFLAGVFQLAFGLARMGILVNFVSHTVIVGFTAGAAILIATSQIKHVFGLHIPGSESFFAELMNIIREIRGINPYAMIVSAGTLTCAVLFKIYRPRWPRLLIAMVIGSLIAVFIGAESHNIRLMESLPGHLPPFSMPDFSLDAIRLLSPKAFPVALIGLIEALSIARSIAAKSRQLIDSNQEFIGQGLSNIFGSFFSCYAGSGSFTRSGINYHAGAMTPLSAVFSAVFLALILLLIAPLTEYLPISAMGGVILLVAFNLIDFHNIRSIIRTSKHETAILLTTFSATLIFDLEFAIYGGVLMSLFLYLSRTAHPEVVSLIPNPDSRGQYLAQGDSQCPAFKIIRVDGPLFFGAVNHVVEFFQAIDKQLPRKSHLLIVACGINFIDITGAEMLVNEASRRRGLRGDLYLCGLKQNARDFLKRGGYLDSIGADHIFESETEAIKTIMSNIDNPECRKCKSPLFKECEHRKQFG
- a CDS encoding cytidylate kinase-like family protein; protein product: MSIVTISRGSYSRGKEIAEKLAGALGYECISREIILEASEQFNIPEIKLVRAIHDAPSVLDRFSYGKERYIAFFRAAFLKRLQKDNLVYHGLAGQVFVQKIPHILKVRIIANLEDRVNEEMKRENISAEQARQILVKDDAERRKWSMALYNLDTWDQRFYDITLHLETMGVEDAVSTILHILERSCFRTTPESRELLDNMSLSAQAEAALVNEFPKATVDAGKGVVYISIRGSLVDEKRISTKVNRLVKDIAGTKKVHINIVPHHIED
- a CDS encoding DUF1566 domain-containing protein, translated to MSRFLAENETVIDTHTGLMWAKNASLFDFPMRWEEALNTIKETNLSGLYGYNDWKLPNRKELFSLISHEMINPSIPAGHPFTNVFPGYYWTSSTCVRLPNQAWYIHLGGARVFKGMKYGSYMVWPVRIADNHSKSKVFQTGQKNCFDESGVIIDCDNMGQDGECRSSLRFPKQRFTENANSIYDNATNLTWMKDANLNRNAVDWKSTFNLILQINRESKYGYNDWRVPNILELESLIDLSRHSPALPDEHMFNDVQDFYWSSTTSMYNVDYAWVLYMIDGIIGVGYKPLSEFYLWPVRGNEINTV
- a CDS encoding YajG family lipoprotein, translated to MNYRIKLLFLSILLVICGCWGAIVIHPVGLDKQETINQDSIIKENLSAIGNFSEKLSVNLINIQIDKSNHTYLETMGTYFQVNYNEFTGYFIDGLSKELTKRGAVVSADSPNKIHIKLSDFRMSYKTTIGRIYFLIHVSSEDKKWEKTYNGSGTRNAGGSILLSSVVYQNIRTLLEDSEFLKQLKI
- the rsgA gene encoding ribosome small subunit-dependent GTPase A encodes the protein MELVELGFDRWFKDQASELCEPEQRIARVTAVDRGWYTIRNEQGEVPAKATGKFMHSIKSTIDMPCVGDWVCVDYHDTDNFASIHKMLPRKSFLRRKSAGKNTEFQMIAANVDLAFIVQSCHYDFNVSRLERYLVMANEGCVEPLLILTKTDLVSADELEQLISEITDIGINAKIIAISNVTGAGLDQVKEIMSFGKTHCIVGSSGVGKSTLINKLTGHDTLKTRTVSNSGEGRHTTARRQLIVLEQGAMLIDTPGMREVGILGAIEGIDDNFDDIQELSVNCRFNNCGHTNEPECAVLKAIEGGILQQERYQNYFTLKKESEFNEMSYTDKRKKGKAFGKDVNPAMKHKDKP